The following coding sequences are from one Candoia aspera isolate rCanAsp1 chromosome 13, rCanAsp1.hap2, whole genome shotgun sequence window:
- the GRAMD2A gene encoding GRAM domain-containing protein 2A: MYSLDKLEAWQKEKSLESPNGSLNLNNAVKNEELKKCHREVTAPNKYNSQYHKLFKDIPTEESVLKVCSCALQRDILIQGRLYISPNWLCFYANLFGKDIKVVIPVVSVQLIKKHKTARLLPNGLAITTNASRKYIFVSLISRDSVYDVLRRVCTHLQVSSKKSLSLKAFTEEPDTVSLEVIVPEVKWRKRSSAPLSLALPDTGFQCLHRTSISNLSTKENSCNLEEPLASESTINSEEEEEEEEEEVELGVDHSYKAELRAADYQLLKIFIVLICLLVLSSSYLAFRIFRLEQQLSTLNQDYLSRVSQR; this comes from the exons ATGTACAGCCTGGACAAGCTGGAAGCATGGCAGAAGGAAAAGAGCTTGGAGTCTCCAAATGGCAG CCTGAATTTGAATAATGCTGTAAAGAATGAGGAACTCAAGAAATGTCATCGAGAAGTCACA GCTCCAAATAAATACAACTCCCAATATCACAAGTTATTCAAGGACATTCCCACTGAAGAGAGCGTGCTTAAAG TCTGCTCCTGCGCCCTTCAGCGAGACATTCTTATCCAAGGCCGTCTCTACATTTCTCCAAATTGGCTGTGTTTCTACGCAAACCTTTTTGGGAAGGATATCAAG GTTGTTATTCCTGTGGTCTCTGTCCAACTAATAAAAAAGCACAAAACAGCCCGGTTGTTGCCAAATGGACTAGCAATCACCACCAATGCCAGCAGAAAA TACATCTTTGTGTCCCTCATTTCCAGAGACAGCGTCTATGACGTCTTGCGGCGTGTCTGCACCCACCTGCAG GTCTCAAGCAAAAAGAGTCTGAGTTTGAAAGCATTCACTGAAGAGCCAGATACAGTATCTTTG GAGGTGATCGTCCCAGAAGTGAAGTGGAGGAAGAGGTCCTCAGCGCCACTCTCACTCGCCCTCCCAGACACTGGTTTCCAGTGTCTCCACCGAACTTCGATCAGCAACCTCAGCACTAAGGAGAACTCCTGCAACTTGGAGGAGCCCCTTGCATCAG AAAGTACAATAAActctgaagaggaggaggaggaggaggaggaggaggtggagttAGGAGTGGACCACAGCTACAAAGCGGAACTGAGGGCAGCTGATTATCAGCTGCTGAAAATCTTCATAGTGTT GATCTGCCTTTTGGTGCTGTCCTCCTCATACCTGGCCTTCCGAATCTTCCGGCTGGAGCAGCAGCTCTCCACTTTGAACCAGGATTACCTCTCCCGAGTATCTCAGAG gtGA